From a single Andrena cerasifolii isolate SP2316 chromosome 8, iyAndCera1_principal, whole genome shotgun sequence genomic region:
- the LOC143372298 gene encoding UPAR/Ly6 domain-containing protein bero, producing MITNNRVASVTCVLLLFIVIGTEAIRCYQCSSDTDPKGADLCGAYEKFDKEKNIAIECNSEDSYMPGTFCVKVTHQSPRGFIWDGRWRQVIRRCSSVASTGVTGVCNWGVYENGVYWEECSCSNDSCNKATLLPSFSITVLLLLGISSYMLSFLR from the exons ATGATAACGAACAATAGAGTCGCCAGTGTTACCTGTGTATTGTTGTTGTTCATAGTGATAG gtacagAAGCGATTCGCTGTTACCAATGTAGCAGCGACACCGATCCCAAAGGGGCAGATTTGTGCGGAGCGTACGAGAAATTCGACAAAGAAAAGAACATCGCCATCGAGTGTAATAGCGAGGACTCTTATATGCCTGGCACGTTCTGCGTAAAAGTAACGCACCAGAGTCCCCGTGGTTTCATTT GGGACGGTAGATGGCGACAGGTGATTCGTCGATGCTCTTCCGTAGCCAGTACCGGAGTCACCGGTGTCTGTAATTGGGGGGTTTACGAGAACGGGGTGTACTGGGAAGAATGTTCTTGTTCCAACGATTCTTGCAACAAGGCGACGCTGTTACCGTCGTTCTCGATTACGGTTCTACTACTTCTTGGCATTTCCAGCTACATGTTATCTTTTTTAAgatag